Proteins encoded together in one Gemmatimonadota bacterium DH-78 window:
- the solA gene encoding N-methyl-L-tryptophan oxidase, whose translation MVGVGGIGSAALYHLARAGHRVLGLERFHLAHDRGSSHGESRILRLAYFEQPGYVPLAKRALELWHGLERESGERLFLRTGGIDGGEEGSTIFEGARQSCEAHGLQHEVVDGRELRRRYPAMGFPRDHRFVLQSDAGTLHPERCIEAQARMAEAWGAEIRTGVRVRGWGETTGGVRIELDDGETIEAEQIVLCAGAWSPSLVPDEAPPMTVERQVVGWLTPGEPDWYAPEVFPVFNVEVGGGHHYGFPSLHGRGPKVGRFGHLHEEADPDALRREATEADRTLLQGFADLFLRGGGPLGDCIPCMFTHTPDGHFVVDRVDARPVVVACGFSGHGFKFAPALGEALARIVAGDDPGQPFEIFRWARFRDAPAS comes from the coding sequence GTGGTGGGCGTCGGAGGTATCGGCTCCGCCGCCCTCTACCACCTCGCCCGCGCCGGACATCGGGTGCTCGGGCTGGAGCGTTTTCACCTCGCGCACGACCGCGGTTCCTCGCACGGCGAGAGCCGGATTCTGAGGCTGGCGTACTTCGAGCAGCCGGGCTACGTGCCGCTGGCGAAGCGGGCGCTCGAACTGTGGCATGGGCTGGAGCGCGAGAGCGGGGAGCGCCTCTTTCTGCGGACGGGCGGCATCGACGGGGGTGAAGAGGGCAGCACCATCTTCGAGGGTGCACGCCAATCCTGCGAAGCGCACGGCCTCCAGCACGAAGTGGTGGACGGGCGCGAGCTTCGACGTCGGTACCCCGCCATGGGGTTCCCCCGCGACCACCGCTTCGTGCTGCAGTCCGACGCCGGCACCCTCCATCCGGAGCGCTGCATCGAGGCACAGGCGCGGATGGCGGAGGCGTGGGGTGCGGAGATCCGCACCGGGGTGCGGGTGAGGGGCTGGGGCGAAACCACGGGCGGCGTGCGGATCGAACTCGACGACGGCGAGACCATCGAGGCGGAGCAGATCGTGCTCTGCGCCGGTGCCTGGTCTCCCTCGCTGGTGCCCGACGAGGCCCCGCCCATGACGGTCGAGCGCCAGGTGGTCGGGTGGCTCACTCCCGGCGAGCCCGACTGGTACGCCCCCGAGGTGTTTCCGGTCTTCAACGTGGAGGTCGGGGGCGGGCACCACTACGGCTTCCCGTCGCTGCATGGGCGGGGTCCCAAGGTGGGGCGTTTCGGCCACCTGCACGAGGAGGCGGACCCCGACGCGTTGCGGCGCGAGGCCACGGAGGCCGATCGCACCCTGCTGCAGGGGTTCGCCGACCTCTTCCTGCGGGGCGGGGGTCCCCTCGGAGACTGCATTCCGTGCATGTTCACCCACACGCCCGACGGGCACTTCGTGGTCGATCGGGTCGACGCCCGTCCCGTGGTGGTAGCCTGCGGCTTCAGCGGGCACGGGTTCAAGTTCGCTCCAGCTCTCGGAGAGGCGCTCGCCCGCATCGTCGCGGGCGACGACCCCGGCCAGCCCTTCGAGATCTTCCGGTGGGCGCGGTTTCGGGACGCCCCCGCCTCTTGA
- a CDS encoding prephenate dehydratase domain-containing protein — MSASSDTRPPVTHPTPAASAPSVGYQGEPGAFSELALRRWFGGSARAVPLPDFETVLARVRSGEVDFAILPVENTLAGSVAAACDAFLRAEVDVAGEVVEPIRHQLLALPGTPPSALRRVSSHPVALDQCRAFLARHPHMRVVTGSDTAGAARAVAEGGDPAAAAIASEGAGERYGLEVIARDIHDRPDNQTRFWVLRSWGAPMAAPQPGVSHSMLVFETRNEPGALARVLRELAEAGLNLKALTARPAEEPWHYRFIAEVEGDLTSGRGAVAIASATPHMVRSRVVGPWTVRGPGGADGVAAPHADAAGCRRAIDAVDRALVRLLAQRRDLATRTQSLRTGGGDLLRDPAREAEVLRHAAAEARAVGLPEESVRQLFWRVIETCHPAVSEAPPVT, encoded by the coding sequence ATGTCCGCATCATCCGACACACGCCCACCCGTCACCCATCCGACCCCGGCTGCCTCCGCCCCGTCGGTCGGCTACCAGGGCGAGCCCGGCGCATTCAGCGAGTTGGCGCTGCGGCGCTGGTTCGGCGGGTCGGCTCGAGCCGTGCCCCTGCCCGATTTCGAGACCGTGCTCGCACGGGTACGGAGCGGCGAGGTCGACTTCGCGATCCTGCCCGTCGAGAACACCCTCGCCGGCTCGGTGGCCGCGGCCTGCGACGCCTTCCTGCGTGCAGAAGTGGACGTGGCCGGCGAGGTGGTCGAGCCGATCCGTCACCAGCTCCTCGCCCTTCCCGGGACCCCACCGAGCGCCCTGCGGCGGGTGTCGTCGCACCCGGTGGCGCTCGATCAGTGCCGCGCCTTTCTGGCTCGACACCCGCACATGCGGGTCGTGACGGGCTCCGACACGGCGGGGGCCGCCCGCGCCGTGGCGGAGGGCGGTGATCCCGCTGCAGCCGCCATCGCCTCGGAGGGGGCGGGCGAGCGCTACGGTCTCGAGGTGATCGCGCGCGACATCCACGATCGGCCCGACAACCAGACGCGATTCTGGGTACTGCGCAGCTGGGGGGCGCCGATGGCTGCGCCACAGCCGGGTGTGAGCCACAGCATGCTGGTCTTCGAGACGCGCAACGAGCCCGGCGCCCTCGCACGCGTGCTGCGGGAACTGGCCGAAGCCGGCCTCAACCTGAAGGCGCTCACGGCCCGCCCGGCGGAGGAGCCGTGGCACTACCGCTTCATCGCCGAGGTGGAGGGAGACCTCACCTCGGGCCGCGGTGCCGTCGCGATCGCGAGTGCGACGCCCCACATGGTCCGAAGTCGAGTGGTGGGCCCCTGGACCGTGAGAGGCCCGGGCGGGGCCGACGGCGTCGCGGCCCCGCACGCCGACGCGGCCGGCTGCAGGAGGGCGATCGACGCCGTCGACCGCGCCCTGGTCCGCCTGCTCGCGCAGCGCCGCGACCTGGCCACCCGGACCCAGTCGCTCCGCACCGGCGGAGGCGACCTTCTGCGAGACCCGGCCCGGGAGGCGGAGGTACTCCGGCACGCGGCGGCCGAGGCCCGCGCGGTGGGCCTGCCGGAGGAGTCGGTTCGCCAGCTCTTCTGGAGGGTGATCGAGACCTGCCACCCGGCAGTTTCGGAAGCCCCCCCGGTGACGTAG
- a CDS encoding proline dehydrogenase family protein, protein MLRTALLWASTNPFLAERLPRYGFVRRAVRRFMPGEEPADALREGARLGSDGVPTLITCLGENVDSEQAAVRVTDEYLAVAESIRAAGLDMELSIKLTHLGLDQGVGLAARNLQRLAAATDGVVWVDMESSAYVDRTLDVWREARALHENVGICLQACLYRTERDYEELLPDQPHIRLVKGAYQEPPTVAMPKKSEVDEAYRRLAVRMIRERKEGLMGRPAIATHDGRLIAEAQRAAFETGLAPDRWEVAMLYGIGEAEQQRLVRGATPLRVLVSYGTHWFPWYMRRLAERPANVGFVLRQMVTR, encoded by the coding sequence ATGCTGCGAACCGCTCTGTTGTGGGCCTCCACCAATCCCTTCCTCGCGGAACGGCTTCCGCGGTACGGCTTCGTGCGCCGGGCCGTGCGCCGATTCATGCCCGGCGAAGAGCCGGCGGACGCCCTTCGCGAAGGCGCTCGACTGGGCTCCGACGGGGTGCCCACCCTCATCACCTGCCTCGGGGAGAATGTGGACTCCGAGCAGGCCGCCGTCCGGGTGACCGACGAATATCTGGCCGTCGCGGAGTCGATCCGGGCCGCCGGGCTCGACATGGAGCTGTCGATCAAGCTCACCCACCTGGGTCTGGATCAGGGCGTCGGGCTCGCCGCGAGAAACCTCCAGAGATTGGCCGCGGCCACCGACGGGGTGGTGTGGGTCGACATGGAGTCGAGTGCCTACGTGGATCGCACCCTCGACGTATGGCGCGAAGCCCGAGCCCTGCACGAGAACGTGGGCATCTGCCTGCAGGCCTGTCTGTACCGCACCGAACGCGACTACGAGGAACTCCTGCCCGACCAACCCCACATCCGACTCGTGAAGGGGGCGTATCAGGAGCCGCCGACGGTGGCCATGCCGAAGAAGTCGGAGGTGGACGAGGCGTACCGACGGCTGGCCGTGCGCATGATCCGCGAGCGGAAGGAAGGCCTCATGGGCCGGCCCGCCATCGCCACCCACGACGGCCGCCTGATCGCCGAAGCCCAGCGGGCGGCCTTCGAGACGGGGCTGGCCCCCGACCGATGGGAAGTCGCGATGCTCTACGGCATCGGCGAGGCGGAGCAGCAGCGCCTCGTGCGCGGGGCAACGCCGCTGCGGGTGCTCGTGTCGTACGGCACCCACTGGTTCCCGTGGTACATGCGGCGGCTCGCCGAGCGGCCGGCGAACGTCGGGTTCGTGCTTCGGCAGATGGTGACGCGCTGA
- a CDS encoding MFS transporter, producing MDRDAARWSQLALVSLALLAAMSAWFGLTAVGDLWTRRWQLGPGQAAWLTTIVQVGFVAGTAGAALLNLADIWPSRAYFAASALLAAVSNALLLAAPDYPTALALRFVTGVSFAGVYPPAMKMIATWFRSARGFAIGAVVGALTIGKAMPYLLDGLGGATTGATVIVATSVGAALAGVAVFAGYRDGPHPFARRPFEWQRVGRILRHRPTMLATGGYLGHMWELYAGWLLITPFFAAVFTARGGTDPAASGSLWGFAVIAVGGLGAVVAGIGADRWGRARVASGAMLISGLGSVILGWLLHAPLWVVGTVAIVWGATIVADSAQFSALVTEVAPPDAVGTALTLQTMLGFALTGVSMQLGVRVAESLGWGPAFTLLAVGPALGMAAMRRLSLLPPHDV from the coding sequence ATGGACCGGGACGCGGCGCGATGGAGTCAGCTCGCACTCGTGTCGCTGGCTCTCCTGGCGGCCATGAGCGCCTGGTTCGGTCTGACGGCGGTGGGCGACCTCTGGACGCGCCGCTGGCAGCTCGGTCCGGGGCAGGCGGCCTGGCTCACCACGATCGTCCAGGTCGGGTTCGTGGCGGGCACCGCCGGTGCCGCCCTGCTCAACCTCGCCGACATCTGGCCCTCGCGAGCGTACTTCGCGGCGAGCGCCCTGCTTGCAGCGGTGAGCAACGCGCTCCTGCTGGCGGCGCCCGACTACCCGACGGCCCTGGCACTGCGATTCGTGACGGGGGTGTCGTTCGCCGGTGTCTATCCCCCGGCCATGAAGATGATCGCGACCTGGTTCCGGAGCGCTCGAGGATTCGCGATCGGCGCGGTGGTCGGCGCCCTGACGATCGGCAAGGCCATGCCGTACCTCCTCGATGGGCTGGGCGGCGCGACGACCGGAGCGACGGTGATCGTGGCCACCTCGGTCGGCGCCGCCCTGGCCGGGGTCGCGGTGTTCGCCGGCTATCGCGACGGCCCCCATCCCTTTGCACGCCGTCCCTTCGAGTGGCAGCGAGTCGGGCGCATTCTCCGCCACCGGCCCACGATGCTGGCGACGGGAGGGTACCTGGGGCACATGTGGGAACTCTACGCCGGCTGGCTCCTGATCACCCCGTTCTTCGCCGCCGTCTTCACCGCGCGGGGGGGCACCGACCCGGCAGCCTCGGGTTCACTGTGGGGCTTCGCGGTGATTGCGGTCGGGGGCCTCGGCGCCGTCGTCGCGGGCATCGGCGCCGACCGATGGGGGCGGGCGCGGGTGGCCTCGGGGGCGATGTTGATCTCCGGCCTCGGTTCGGTGATTCTCGGGTGGCTGCTGCACGCCCCCCTCTGGGTCGTGGGCACGGTGGCGATCGTCTGGGGCGCGACGATCGTGGCCGACTCCGCTCAGTTCAGCGCGCTGGTGACCGAGGTGGCGCCCCCCGACGCGGTGGGCACCGCGCTGACCCTCCAGACGATGCTCGGCTTCGCCCTCACCGGGGTGTCGATGCAACTCGGCGTCCGAGTCGCGGAGAGCCTCGGCTGGGGACCGGCCTTCACCCTGCTCGCCGTGGGCCCGGCCCTCGGGATGGCAGCCATGCGCCGACTCTCGCTCCTTCCACCCCACGACGTGTGA
- the thrC gene encoding threonine synthase: MNYFSTRGSGPVSLPVALVEGLAPDGGLYLPESLPSIDLPPSGPLADVGAAVLGAFLPPNATGWVRQALAIDTPLVPLGDDDHLLDLTRGPTAAFKDMGARFLAEALAALAPAPGDRRRTVLVATSGDTGGAVAAAFHGRRGLRVVVLFPADGVSERQRRQFTTLGQGVTALGVDGPFDACQRLVKEALSDRELVDRHLLTSANSINIGRLLPQATWFVKALADLEGRTPTFVVPSGNLGHLTAGLLAARMLGSSARFVGAVNDNDAFARWVEGREPDGGAATVATPSSAMDVGRPSNLERVAALTASDESLRARLSAERVNAEETLAEMARRHRDDGRFVDPHTAVGLVALRRLRGRGVTGPVVVLSTADAGKFPATVTAATGAEPPVPASLAGLEGRSERWRPMAADLESLRTHLDEAGA; the protein is encoded by the coding sequence GTGAACTACTTCTCCACCCGCGGCTCCGGCCCGGTCAGTCTTCCCGTGGCGCTGGTCGAAGGCCTCGCGCCCGACGGCGGGCTCTACCTTCCCGAGTCGCTGCCCTCGATCGACCTCCCGCCGTCCGGCCCCCTCGCCGACGTGGGCGCGGCGGTGCTCGGCGCCTTCCTTCCGCCCAACGCCACCGGCTGGGTGCGGCAGGCCCTCGCGATCGACACCCCCCTGGTGCCCCTCGGCGACGACGACCACCTGCTCGATCTCACCCGAGGCCCCACCGCGGCCTTCAAGGACATGGGTGCGCGGTTCCTCGCCGAGGCGTTGGCGGCGCTGGCACCGGCTCCCGGGGATCGGCGACGGACGGTGCTCGTGGCCACCTCCGGCGACACCGGCGGAGCGGTGGCGGCGGCCTTTCACGGGCGTCGGGGACTCCGCGTGGTCGTGCTCTTCCCGGCGGACGGGGTGTCGGAACGTCAGCGGCGCCAGTTCACCACGCTGGGGCAGGGGGTAACGGCGCTGGGCGTGGACGGGCCCTTCGACGCCTGCCAGCGACTCGTGAAGGAGGCGCTCTCCGATCGTGAGCTGGTGGATCGCCACCTGCTGACCAGCGCCAACTCGATCAACATCGGTCGGCTGCTGCCCCAGGCGACCTGGTTCGTGAAGGCCCTCGCCGATCTCGAGGGGCGCACCCCCACCTTCGTGGTGCCGTCCGGCAATCTGGGTCATCTCACCGCCGGTCTGCTCGCGGCCCGCATGCTGGGGTCGTCCGCCCGCTTCGTGGGTGCCGTGAACGACAACGACGCCTTCGCACGCTGGGTCGAGGGCCGGGAGCCCGACGGCGGCGCCGCGACCGTGGCGACCCCCTCGAGCGCCATGGATGTGGGCCGTCCGAGCAATCTCGAACGGGTCGCGGCCCTGACGGCCTCCGACGAATCCCTCCGCGCCCGACTCTCCGCCGAGCGTGTGAACGCCGAGGAGACCCTGGCCGAGATGGCGCGCCGGCATCGCGACGACGGGCGCTTCGTGGATCCGCATACGGCGGTGGGTCTGGTGGCCCTGCGGCGTCTTCGCGGCCGAGGGGTGACGGGCCCGGTGGTGGTGCTCTCCACCGCGGACGCCGGCAAGTTTCCCGCCACCGTGACCGCCGCCACGGGTGCGGAGCCGCCCGTGCCGGCCTCGCTCGCGGGACTCGAGGGTCGCTCCGAACGATGGCGGCCCATGGCCGCCGATCTGGAGTCTCTCCGAACGCATCTCGACGAGGCCGGCGCATGA
- a CDS encoding homoserine kinase, whose product MIAPSATLQLEVPASTSNLGPGYDVLGLALDRYLTVRWEPGDHPLRVELGGTLGRLDPDRDLVRASLEEALGEPALGVLDVRSTVPVARGLGSSAAARIAGRLLALAARGGAAIGERPGPARVEREVRESLLLQVARAEGHPDNAVPSVVGGFVAASLDDDTLRWTPLPLSPSVGMAFAAPGVEVRTDDARRALPASVTHADAVANGARLAQLLAGLARADGDQIAWGLHDRLHTAWRWPLVPEADAARGAALDAGAWGVALSGSGSGLLAFGPVARMDEVAEAMRTAFAPVSGSEPACGFAVRRALVGAAATRGD is encoded by the coding sequence ATGATCGCCCCGTCGGCGACGCTTCAGCTCGAGGTGCCCGCGTCCACCTCGAATCTCGGGCCGGGATACGACGTGCTCGGTCTCGCGCTGGATCGGTACCTCACGGTCCGCTGGGAGCCCGGTGACCACCCGCTTCGCGTCGAGCTGGGCGGCACCCTCGGCCGGCTGGATCCCGATCGCGACCTGGTGCGCGCCTCGCTCGAGGAGGCGCTCGGGGAGCCCGCGCTCGGTGTGCTCGACGTGCGGTCGACCGTGCCGGTGGCGCGGGGTCTCGGGTCGTCGGCCGCGGCCCGGATCGCCGGCCGCCTGCTCGCGCTGGCCGCGCGGGGCGGGGCGGCGATCGGGGAGCGGCCGGGACCGGCGAGGGTGGAGCGGGAGGTCCGCGAGTCGCTTCTGCTCCAGGTGGCGCGTGCCGAGGGACACCCGGACAATGCGGTGCCGAGTGTGGTGGGGGGCTTCGTGGCCGCCTCTCTCGACGACGACACCCTCCGCTGGACCCCGCTTCCCCTGAGCCCCTCGGTCGGCATGGCTTTCGCCGCGCCCGGCGTGGAGGTGCGTACCGACGATGCTCGCCGAGCGCTGCCCGCCTCGGTGACCCATGCCGATGCGGTGGCCAACGGCGCCCGACTGGCGCAGCTCCTGGCCGGTCTCGCCCGGGCCGACGGCGATCAGATCGCCTGGGGGCTCCACGACCGTCTCCACACCGCCTGGCGCTGGCCGCTCGTGCCCGAGGCCGACGCCGCCCGCGGGGCCGCGCTCGACGCGGGGGCGTGGGGTGTGGCGCTGTCGGGAAGCGGATCGGGCCTGCTCGCGTTCGGCCCGGTCGCGAGAATGGACGAGGTGGCCGAGGCGATGCGCACGGCCTTCGCCCCGGTCTCCGGCTCGGAGCCGGCCTGCGGCTTCGCGGTGCGTCGAGCGCTGGTCGGCGCCGCGGCGACCCGGGGCGACTGA
- a CDS encoding glycine betaine ABC transporter substrate-binding protein — protein sequence MRTVLGCALVLAALLPNGLPAQNPGPAAQAPVVVASKPFGESFLLAEIFATLLEERGYAVDRRPGLGATEIAFEALTRGAIDVYPEYTGTGLTAILGDTPDGDAASVYRRVSRAFRDRWGVRWLPPLGFENTYAVAVRRSTADSLGLSTLSDLARAAPDLVAGLSPDFIGRADGLEGLRAVYRLEPGEVRSLLQAVKYQALAEGAVDFIDGYSTDGAIARYDLVVLDDDRGFFPPYEAAALVSADLPATHPGAIAALAELSGRLDVEAMRRGNERIEVDGDDPARIARDLLAEIGLVDAPDPGTVAAERRGDGLLAYLWANRAETARLTLRHLQLVGASLLAAILVALPLGLVLERMRRGAEGVIRSVGLLQTIPSIALLAFMIPLLGIGWVPAVVALFLYSLFPIVRNTYTGVRDADPVAVGAARALGMTESQVLLQVRLPLAMPVLLAGIRTAAIINVGTATLAAFIGAGGLGDPIVAGLALSDTTRILSGAVPAAVLALLVDALLQEVERRLTPEGLAAG from the coding sequence ATGAGGACGGTGCTCGGCTGCGCACTGGTGCTCGCGGCTCTCCTGCCGAACGGGCTGCCCGCCCAGAACCCGGGGCCGGCCGCGCAGGCCCCGGTGGTGGTGGCCTCGAAGCCCTTCGGCGAGTCGTTCCTGCTCGCCGAAATCTTCGCCACGCTCCTCGAGGAGCGGGGGTACGCGGTGGACCGACGCCCCGGGCTGGGTGCGACCGAGATCGCCTTCGAGGCCCTCACGCGCGGCGCGATCGACGTCTATCCGGAATACACGGGCACCGGGCTCACGGCGATCCTCGGCGACACACCGGACGGCGACGCCGCCTCGGTCTACCGGCGGGTTTCCCGCGCCTTTCGCGATCGATGGGGGGTGCGCTGGCTGCCCCCGCTCGGGTTCGAGAACACCTACGCCGTGGCGGTCCGGCGATCCACCGCCGACTCCCTCGGACTCTCCACCCTCTCCGACCTCGCGCGCGCGGCCCCCGATCTGGTGGCCGGTCTCAGTCCCGATTTCATCGGCCGGGCAGATGGACTCGAGGGGCTGCGCGCCGTCTACAGGCTCGAACCGGGCGAGGTTCGCTCGCTGCTGCAGGCGGTGAAGTACCAGGCGCTGGCCGAGGGCGCGGTCGACTTCATCGACGGATACTCCACCGATGGCGCCATCGCCCGCTACGACCTGGTGGTGCTCGACGACGACCGCGGTTTCTTTCCCCCCTACGAGGCGGCGGCCCTCGTCTCCGCCGACCTTCCGGCCACCCACCCCGGGGCCATCGCCGCGCTCGCCGAACTGTCGGGACGCCTCGATGTGGAGGCCATGCGTCGCGGCAACGAACGCATCGAGGTGGACGGCGACGACCCGGCGCGGATCGCCCGCGATCTGCTGGCCGAGATCGGCCTGGTCGATGCTCCGGATCCGGGCACTGTGGCCGCGGAGAGGCGGGGTGACGGACTGCTCGCCTACCTGTGGGCGAACCGCGCCGAAACGGCCCGACTCACGCTGCGCCACCTTCAACTCGTCGGCGCCTCGCTGCTCGCCGCGATTCTCGTCGCGCTTCCGCTGGGACTCGTTCTGGAGCGCATGCGCCGGGGCGCGGAAGGGGTGATCCGATCGGTCGGTCTGCTGCAGACCATACCGAGCATCGCCCTGCTCGCCTTCATGATCCCGCTGCTCGGCATCGGATGGGTGCCGGCCGTGGTGGCCCTCTTCCTCTACTCGCTCTTTCCGATCGTCCGCAACACCTACACGGGCGTCCGCGACGCCGACCCGGTGGCCGTGGGTGCCGCGCGGGCTCTGGGCATGACGGAGAGTCAGGTGTTGCTCCAGGTGCGACTCCCCCTCGCCATGCCCGTCCTGCTGGCCGGCATTCGAACGGCCGCCATCATCAACGTCGGCACCGCCACGCTCGCCGCCTTCATCGGCGCCGGTGGACTCGGCGATCCGATCGTTGCGGGGCTCGCCCTGTCCGACACGACCCGAATCCTGTCGGGCGCCGTACCGGCGGCGGTGCTCGCCCTCCTGGTCGACGCCCTCCTTCAGGAGGTCGAGCGTCGCCTCACCCCCGAGGGGCTGGCGGCCGGATGA
- a CDS encoding ATP-binding cassette domain-containing protein: MSRASAALSAEGVVRRYGRTTALAGVDLDVAPGRCTALVGESGSGKTTLLRTFNRLVEPDEGTVTVRGRPVAEPAPEALRRSIGYVPQHGGLLPHWTVLANVALVPRLLALADAEALARAALERVGLGKDFDERWPRGLSGGERQRVALARALAADPDIVLLDEPFGALDALTRSDVQRVFADQRAERGFTALLVTHDLREAIALADDIAVMREGRILQRAAPEVLLTDPAPGYVAELLQRAGVAA; this comes from the coding sequence ATGAGCCGTGCCAGTGCGGCGCTCTCGGCCGAAGGAGTGGTTCGGCGCTACGGTCGCACGACGGCGCTGGCCGGGGTCGACCTCGATGTCGCACCCGGTCGCTGCACCGCGCTGGTCGGCGAGAGCGGGTCCGGCAAGACCACCCTTCTCCGCACCTTCAACCGCCTGGTCGAGCCCGACGAGGGCACCGTGACCGTGCGCGGTCGACCGGTGGCGGAGCCGGCGCCCGAGGCGCTGCGCCGAAGCATCGGGTACGTGCCGCAACACGGTGGCCTGCTGCCCCACTGGACGGTGCTGGCGAACGTCGCACTCGTACCGCGCCTGCTCGCCCTCGCCGATGCCGAGGCCCTCGCCCGCGCCGCCCTCGAACGGGTGGGGCTCGGGAAGGACTTCGACGAGCGCTGGCCCCGCGGGCTCTCCGGGGGCGAACGCCAGCGCGTGGCCCTCGCGCGGGCCCTCGCGGCCGATCCCGACATCGTTCTGCTCGACGAGCCGTTCGGGGCCCTCGACGCCCTCACCCGGAGCGACGTGCAACGGGTCTTCGCCGACCAGAGGGCCGAACGGGGCTTCACGGCCCTCCTCGTCACCCACGACCTGCGCGAGGCCATCGCCCTGGCCGACGACATCGCCGTGATGCGCGAGGGGCGCATTCTCCAGAGGGCGGCCCCCGAGGTGCTGCTCACCGATCCGGCGCCGGGGTACGTGGCGGAGCTCCTTCAGCGCGCGGGGGTGGCCGCATGA
- the egtB gene encoding ergothioneine biosynthesis protein EgtB translates to MSLHAGRSLSAFELADRLQEARARTLLLVAGVSESDLRLQHDPLMSPIVWDLGHIAHFEEVWLLENIEGDTPGREGLRGMYDPFRNPRAGRAALELPGRADALGYLAEVRASVLSLISDLDLTSSAPLLADGFVFRMVLQHEYQHGETILQTLQLKQGALWSPPRALGCLPTAAAPNELDPAMIRIPAGTYPLGTDDRSEAYDNERPRHAVELPAFRMDRTPVTGGDWLSFMADGGYERPELWADEGWAWRTEAGIEAPKYWRREGGRWLQRLFDLERDVDPRRPVCHIDYWEADAFARWAGKRLPTEAEWEVAALWDPSEGRMRRFPWGDDPATPLVANIDQLAFDTMPVGSYPAGASPSGCLGMIGDVWEWTSTPFHGYPGYRTFPYPEYSEVFFGSEYRVLRGGSWATRSGAVRGTFRNWDYPIRRQIFSGLRCAADD, encoded by the coding sequence ATGTCTCTCCACGCAGGACGCTCCCTTTCGGCCTTCGAACTCGCGGACCGGTTGCAGGAGGCCCGCGCCCGCACCCTCCTGCTGGTGGCGGGGGTGTCGGAGTCGGACCTCCGGCTGCAGCACGATCCCCTCATGAGTCCCATCGTGTGGGATCTCGGGCACATCGCCCATTTCGAGGAGGTGTGGCTCCTCGAAAACATCGAAGGTGACACCCCCGGGCGCGAGGGTCTGCGCGGGATGTACGACCCCTTTCGCAATCCGCGGGCCGGCCGCGCGGCGCTCGAACTCCCCGGGCGCGCCGACGCGCTGGGGTATCTGGCCGAGGTTCGGGCGTCGGTGCTCTCCCTCATCTCCGACCTCGACCTGACGTCGAGCGCCCCGCTGCTCGCGGATGGCTTCGTCTTCCGCATGGTCTTGCAACACGAGTACCAGCATGGGGAGACCATACTCCAGACCCTCCAGCTGAAGCAGGGCGCCCTCTGGTCTCCCCCGCGCGCGCTCGGGTGCCTCCCGACCGCGGCCGCACCGAACGAGCTCGACCCCGCGATGATTCGCATTCCCGCGGGCACCTACCCCCTGGGCACCGACGATCGGTCGGAGGCCTACGACAACGAGCGACCCCGCCACGCGGTGGAACTTCCGGCGTTCCGCATGGATCGCACTCCCGTCACGGGTGGCGACTGGCTGTCGTTCATGGCCGACGGGGGCTACGAGCGACCGGAGTTGTGGGCGGACGAAGGTTGGGCGTGGCGCACCGAGGCGGGAATCGAGGCGCCGAAGTACTGGCGCCGCGAAGGGGGGCGCTGGCTGCAGCGCCTGTTCGACCTCGAGCGCGACGTCGATCCGCGGCGACCGGTCTGTCACATCGACTATTGGGAAGCCGACGCCTTCGCCCGCTGGGCGGGGAAGCGCCTGCCCACGGAGGCCGAGTGGGAAGTGGCCGCCCTCTGGGACCCCTCCGAAGGCCGCATGCGGCGGTTTCCGTGGGGCGACGATCCGGCGACGCCGCTGGTGGCCAACATCGACCAGCTCGCCTTCGACACCATGCCGGTCGGCTCCTATCCGGCGGGCGCGTCACCCTCGGGTTGCCTCGGTATGATCGGTGACGTGTGGGAGTGGACCTCCACCCCCTTTCACGGCTATCCCGGCTACCGGACTTTTCCGTACCCCGAGTATTCGGAGGTCTTCTTCGGTTCCGAATACCGGGTGCTCCGCGGAGGGTCGTGGGCCACGCGGTCGGGGGCCGTTCGGGGCACCTTCCGCAATTGGGACTATCCGATCCGACGCCAGATCTTCTCCGGACTGCGCTGTGCCGCCGATGACTGA